The Solanum pennellii chromosome 7, SPENNV200 DNA segment CCTTTCAAGTAAAAGGAAGCATTCTTCTGATTTTGATGAGACTTATCTATGGCACTTGTGTCTATGTCATATAAATCTAGATAGGATTTTAAGGTTGGTCCGAGATGGGCCTTTAGGTTCATTCAAAGTTGAGGCACTACCAACATGTGAATCTTatttagaaggaaaaatgacTGAGACTTTTCCCCTCAAAAGGAAATAGAGTCAATGATAAACTAGAGTTAATTCATTTTGATTTATGTGGCCCAATGAACAGTTCAAGCGAGAGATGGGTATGAGTACTTTGTGACTTtcattgatgactactcaaaatatggatatatttatttgttgcGCAGTAAGTCTGAATGCTTTGAGAAATTCAAAGAGTTTAAGTCTGAAACGGAGAAACACATGGAATATATATCAAGTCATTGAAGTGTGATCGTGGTGGTGAATACCTCTCTAATGAGTTGTTTGTTACTTATCAGAACAAGGAATAACATCTCAAATGTCTGCACCTAGAACTCCAATAAAATGGTGTAGtagaaagaagaaacagaacTCTTTTAGAAAAGGTTAGATCAATGATGAGTTACTATGATTTTCCTTATTCATTTTTTAGATATGCCTTAGaaacttcaaattacatttgAACTTAGTTCCTTGTAAGACTGTTCCTTTGACACCAACTGAATTATGGACTGGGCACAAACCTGGTTTTAAACATATTGGGGTTTGGGGATGTCCAACACCTGTGTTAATAGGGAAGGTAGAAAAATTGGAACCTAAAACAGAAGTATGTGTTCGTATTGGATATCCAAAGGAACGAAAGGTGGTATATTTTATAATCCTAAAGAAAAGAAGGTCACTGTGACTACCAATGCCAAGTTTCTGAAAATGGATTTTTTAGCAAATCATATTCCTAGAAGTAAACTAGTTTTACAAGAATTAAGCAAAGAGATAAAAATCAGTCtactgaaaataataaaaaccaaATTCAAACCCCACATGTTAGAGTCGATATCCCATTGCATTATAGTAGTGGGAGAGATGtcaataaacataaaattccAGAAGTTCAAGATCTTTACAATTCCTTGTATCAAGGTAGTGGGAGTAAtaatgagaaaattgtattagaGGAAGAAGTTGTTGATATTTCTGCACCGCAAGGTACTGAAGATAACATGGAAACTCAAGATCCTAAAAATGATGTGGTTCCACCACAAGATCATAATAATGCAAAACTCTCTGAACCAGCCCCTGTAGTTGTAGTGTCTCGTCGTAGCGGGAGAGTGATAATAAAACCACTTCGGTATGCACTCCTGGGAGAGTCTTTTGATATAACCCTTGAAGACACGAATACCGAACTTGTGAACTACGACGAAGCACTACAAgataaagatgaagaaaaatggATTGTTTCTATCAAATCAGAAATGAAGTCTATGTACTCTAATAAAGTCTGAGATCTTGTAGAAAAACCTTTAGATGGAGTCAAACCCATTGGATGCAAGTGCATCTataagaaaaagagaggaaTAGATGGAAAACTGCAAACTTACAATGCTAGACTTCTTGCAAAAGGGTTTACTCAGAAAGAAGGGATCAACTGTGAGGATACTTTTTCGCCTGTAGTCATGCTTAAGTCTATTAGAATTCTCTTATCCATTGCTgcttattatgattatgaaattTGGCAAATGGATGTCAAGACAACTTTCCTTAATGGAAGTCTTGATGAAAGCATATTTATGCGAAAACCAGATGGTTTCATAGAAAATGGAAAAGAACACATCTTGTGCAAGCTTAAAAGATCCATTTATGGATCAAAGCAAGCTTTTAGGGCATGAAACACTTGTTTCGACAATGCAGTCAAGTCTCTTGGTTTTGAGCAATGTCTTGATGAGTCTTGTGTGTACAAAAAGTGTAATGGGAATAAAGCGGTTTTTTGGCattatatgtagatgatatcttGATCATAGGAAATAATGTGGGCTTGATGAATTCAATTAAGGAATGGTTGTCCACTAATTTTGATATGAATGATTTGGGAGAAGCTACTCACATCCTTGGGATCAAGGTTCTATGTGATCAGAAGAAAAGGATGTTAGGTTTATgtcaaattatttatattgataCAATTAATACGAGGTTTAAAATACATGATTCCAAGAAAGGATTTCTTCCTTTTAGACATGGAATTTCTCTATATAAGGATCAATGTCCTAAGACAGATGAGGAAACATAAAGCATGAAGAAAATTCCTTTTGTATCAGCAGTTGGAAGTCTCATGTATGCGttgtgcactagacctgatatttgTTTTGTCGTAAGCATGATTATAGATATCAGTCTAATCTTGGATGCGAACACAGGATTGCGGTGAAACATATAATCAAGTACCTGAAAAGGACTAGCGATTACATGCTAGTCTATCATTCGGATAAGTTGGTGCTCGTAGGATACACAGACTCAGATTTCTAGTTTGATATGGACTCTAGAAATTCCACCTCAAGAAATGTG contains these protein-coding regions:
- the LOC107025110 gene encoding uncharacterized protein LOC107025110, producing the protein MSPFNPIHTILGQNKLEGSNNVDWTRNLDIVLTTEEYKFVLHEECPLKPNEQSSDEDKLAYQKWRKADEMERCYSSGSNNEKIVLEEEVVDISAPQGTEDNMETQDPKNDVVPPQDHNNAKLSEPAPVVVVSRRSGRVIIKPLRYALLGESFDITLEDTNTELVNYDEALQDKDEEKWICIYKKKRGIDGKLQTYNARLLAKGFTQKEGINCEDTFSPVVMLKSIRILLSIAAYYDYEIWQMDVKTTFLNGSLDESIFMRKPDGFIENGKEHILCKLKRSIYGSKQAFRA